The genomic window tgaaaggttttattgtaagtaagagatgcaggttcgatggcaaatctgtatatttttaatataaagctgcaataaaaagaaagagaaaatgagggaaaaaaatttggtttagggttagcttatgttagcaagcttataatataagagattatcggtttttaattgtttaaattgtgcaatgaaaattgatggtgcttaattgtcgtatgaaatctttcctatgaaagttgatggagcttaacactttgtggacataatttaaatcacaattggtctgctagtgcatattatatcaattgatcatcggttaatattaaatctgcaatattaaaaacaaaataatgaatgtgattagtgacatgactatggttgtgtttggttgtattgtaaaaaaaattgatttagtagaattgagtttgataataactttccaaattacacgtgataataactttctaaatctcacatgataattattctctaaatttatgatccggtagaaaaaaaatcattgatcaggaaagacataaaaatatttcgtgatgaataatatagtcaacaataattttgatatgatatacttttaaaattgatggtgcttatcaattattgcacataattttaatcataatatGTATATTTGCcgtaatggttggaaatattgccttgcattgaagggttgtcGGTtcaaatcctagtcaagacaaaattgtattattttttaataaaaattgcaagataaaatggagggaaacatggaaaacaaattagggtttagagtttgcttgtgtatacaagcttataatataaaagatatttaattgccatgattttaaCAACTTCATTGTTTTTTTGAATCATTACTATTTTATTGGCAGCCCACTTTTATAGAACAGAAAAACATACTTACAATCAACAAATGAACATGAAAAGAAGCATGGAGAAATTAGGATTATGATCATAGATTCATAGTGGCGGTAACCCTATAAAGTGTCTGTTAATATaccatcaacaaaattaaataaaagacaaCAATATgcttgttttaatatttttcattttacatTGCTAAActacaaaaaattgttatatgAACTGAGTTTTACCAAGTCTTGATAAGCATGAGTTGCCTTGTGTCTATTTTTTGTGTATTGATAGTTTAAATTTGTTTATAGTCGAGATAATTTTTGTGACAATATGGCTCCGGTTTAAATTTTTCAGCCATCCACAACAATAACATTATCTGcgtataatatattaaattcaagatgttatgttagttttgcATTAGAGAAGGACCTATtgaatcttgaagattttgcaCATATATATACAACAGATAAACTCCTAAGATCAGTCTTCGTGGCGCCTTTGGTTATTATGTGACTTTTTTGTAGGTTCGATTTCTAATTCATGTGCAGCAGTATACCGTACATTTTTTTTGCCGCCAGAAATGCTTAGTTCTAATGTGATTTGAGGATTAAAGACAACTTTTGCTATAGTGACTACATTGCTAACCTttcatgtcaaaaaaaaaaagactacaTTGCTAACCTTAAAGTGACTCAgtcaaaaatgaaaataaaaaatgtgatttttttttcataaagatagaaattaaaattcgctatttttatagaaataaaaaacacatttaacCTAGATAAATATTTACTAATATAAGAATTATAAATTTAAGTCATTAGATTTGGTCAAGTGGTAAGgagtttgggtagtacgctataggtCTTGGGTTCGATTCCCAGCTCATTGTGAacataaaaaagaattataaatTTACAACGGCTATTTTGTGGATGCAATTTCACATTATTTTCTTTCCAATCGAGGAATCTAAAtacaaattggttttttttgaCAACTAAATACAAATTGGTTGTTAATGATATTGTTAAGTAAAATGATAACTAGTGTTACCCAAGCACTAGTCAAGAAActaaatatgatatgataaaagTGTTTTAGAACTTATGTatcctacttttaaaaatgttaaaattgtttttttcgACGTAAATCGGGTCCTCTGCAAGAGATTAAGAGTTTTAATACAGCTGCATTCTCAAGTTAGAGATCGAACTCAAAATTTTAGTTAAGTTACTATAAACCCACGTCATATCATCTAAGTGctgttaaattaaaaaaaaaataatttgtttttaatgtaaaatttattttgcttTAGTGTTCTTAAGACGGacacaaaagcaaaaaaaaaaaggcttaattagtaaattggtcccttaaagacatttttggtttcaaattggtcccataaagaaaaaaagtttcggtttggtcccttaaagatgcACTGTTTGCCACAATGGTCCCTCCCGTCCATTTTGTCCAAAAAATCGTTAACTATTGTCAGGACTGTGTAAGGTGAACCACTATAGATAGTGGTACATCGTAGaccttaataatattttaaatttcaacccttcgatttttttgacaaaaacaagaCTCATTAGATCTTTGTTGGCCTATTATATTTAATAGTGAACCACCaacatatgataattttttccttctattcatcttcttcccccattcttcatttcttctttaTCCCCATGGATCTTCAATCAACCTTTATCAAAcctagaaaaaaaattctcaaaattacaaaatcataacaaaattgaaacaaaaccaaaaaggAACAAACAAAGTAAAATCCAGCATGTGTGTAATTGAAAGCGAAGTATCTTAACTGGGATAAAGCAAGAGTTgctttttctttgtaatttgaAGGTTTGGATCGAAAAGCAACAGTAGCAACCATGGAAACAAGGTTGATTACTTGATTTGATTGTTGGGTTGAAGAGAGAGATTAGAACGTTGATTCGTGGGTAAGTGGATCTAAGTTTATGATGTTTGTGTTGTGCGTGGATAAATGGAATCCAAATTGTGTCTTTGAGGAAGAAGTGGATCTAAGATTATTGtgcaattttgaaatattttatttggatttgtTTTGAATTCTGAAGGTTCTAATGGTGAAGTTATGAAGAATATGATGAAGGAATCGAGGGAGAAGATGAAGGAATGGAGGAAGAATTTGTTGGTGATGGTGCGCTCTAAGATTTAGTGGACATGTAAAATCTAatagttgttttgttttcaaaacGATCCaatggttaagattaaaaaatatattgtggtatatggtggaccaccttcaatgttggtccacctaatacatttgtggttgataaattaacggaagggaccaatatgactaacgaagatgtctttaagggaccaatccggacctttttttctttaagggaccattatgaaacctaaaatgtctttaagggaccaattaactaattaagccaaaaaaaaaagtaaattttgttcACTATTAGTATTCGGCCTACTAGACCGCCTAATCTTGTTTTGGGTTAATTCTGGCAAGCATCATGTGGTTCCAACCCCTGCCGATCGCAGTTGTAggagatcgaaccgtgatccttcCCATCACATTTTGCGCAAATTACCACTAAATCAACTATCAATCTCTATccgaaaaagtaaaaaaaaaaaaatattctaatcaTGCAATGGATAAATGCACAAATCTAATTTtacaatcaaattaattaacacATAAGGAATCAATCGAAGGTTATCTATTGTAATCTCTACTAAATTCTCAAATTCTTCTGtctattgaaatttgttttcagtTTTCAATTCTTCATCATTCTATGCTATACTAAAAGAATTTAGTTAGCTATTAGTTTCATTTTCAGTTTcaccttcatcttcatcttggttagcttcatcatcatcagattCAGATTGAGTAAGAGGATCAAAAAAAGCATCAAGATACCAAGAACATTGATCATTCCAAGCACCTTTAGGTGCAGTTGCACGCCATTTCTGATCAGCAATCATATCAGGTGACAATCCCCACTCAAGCATCTCTTCCTCTGTATGATGAACTGCCAAACTATACTCTCCACCAGTCCCTTGCTGCATCACACGAAACTCACAGTTTCCGAAATTGTTTAGATGTTCAAATTGCTCAACCGTCCATTTGAACCACTTCATCAGAAAAATCCTTGACGTTAATCCGTGTGAAACTATCACCAGATTCAAATCGTTTGATTGATCGATGTGAAGCCGATTCAAATCAATATCTCTCCATAACGATTCAAAAAAACCtaacaaatcaaatcaaatcaaattattcATATGCtgtgattaaattaaattttcagaTTCAAATTAAGATAATCAGATTCAAATTAAGCGGTTACCGGAAATGCGATCGAAAACATCGGCGGCGGATTCACCTTCAGGAAACCGATAAAAGAATCTACCAAAGCGTTCACGAGTTTCCTTGATGATTTTCATGCGTTCTTGAACTTGAAAGTTACCGAAATCTTGTTCACGAACACGCGATTCTTCTCTGACACCGATGACGCGTTTCTTCGAGAAAGATCGGCCGAGTTCGCGAAGTGTAGATCGGGTGCGGGCGTAAGGAGAGACGTAGAAGTAGAGACGCCAGTCAGGGGAACAGCCTTCGCCGGAAACAACACGGCGGAGATTATCGCCGGCGAGGCGGGCTTGTTGGATGCCTTGTGGTGTTAACTGAATGCTGTGATCTGGTGTGGTGGTGTATGCTGACGTGTCAAGGTTTCCTTGAGACTCGCCGTGACGCATTAGTATTATCCTTTTTGGAAGAACACCCATCTTAATTCTTTGTGGTTTTCTCTCTTCTTATGttgatttcaatttttcattgttttttttgctTCACTcgatttatagttttttttgttattctatAACTGTTGATGCAATCCACTCT from Trifolium pratense cultivar HEN17-A07 linkage group LG1, ARS_RC_1.1, whole genome shotgun sequence includes these protein-coding regions:
- the LOC123902337 gene encoding phosphoglycerate mutase-like protein AT74 yields the protein MGVLPKRIILMRHGESQGNLDTSAYTTTPDHSIQLTPQGIQQARLAGDNLRRVVSGEGCSPDWRLYFYVSPYARTRSTLRELGRSFSKKRVIGVREESRVREQDFGNFQVQERMKIIKETRERFGRFFYRFPEGESAADVFDRISGFFESLWRDIDLNRLHIDQSNDLNLVIVSHGLTSRIFLMKWFKWTVEQFEHLNNFGNCEFRVMQQGTGGEYSLAVHHTEEEMLEWGLSPDMIADQKWRATAPKGAWNDQCSWYLDAFFDPLTQSESDDDEANQDEDEGETENETNS